In a single window of the Papaver somniferum cultivar HN1 chromosome 8, ASM357369v1, whole genome shotgun sequence genome:
- the LOC113305968 gene encoding classical arabinogalactan protein 11-like has translation MARQIIVLALIFVAVVGSVVSAAQSPASAPSKSESPKIAPTASEVAPVSSPSSDSEDVAATPSASPKSSAEAPIQKSPSPRSSISLAPSDAPSGSSDLRSPPAPTPEASGPTADAPTTTADAPAPSKQRNGASGLTYSAVVGVGESSTTHIDESMYDNLQNRDEMDYMHDPHFYFPQTQDVYINDESFEPNEVSNDQEKELGAENNQIVLALNDHPEDHSVRGPDTSVNYANGLAY, from the exons ATGGCACGTCAAATCATTGTTCTTGCCCTTATCTTCGTCGCAGTTGTCGGCTCAGTCGTTTCTGCAGCCCAAAGCCCAGCTTCTGCTCCATCAAAATCTGAATCACCAAAAATTGCACCAACAGCATCAGAAGTTGCACCAGTCTCATCACCATCCAGCGACAGCGAAGATGTAGCCGCCACCCCATCAGCCAGTCCTAAATCCTCCGCCGAAGCCCCAATTCAGAAATCTCCATCTCCCAGATCATCCATCTCACTCGCACCATCTGATGCTCCATCTGGTTCATCTGACCTGAGATCTCCACCTGCACCCACACCTGAGGCTTCCGGACCTACCGCTGATGCACCTACTACTACCGCTGATGCTCCTGCCCCCTCAAAGCAGAGAAACGGTGCTAGTGGTTTGACATACTCTGCTGTCGtcggtg TGGGGGAATCTTCTACGACACATATAGATGAATCTATGTATGATAATCTACAAAATCGTGATGAAATGGATTATATGCAtgatcctcacttttattttcctcaaactcaagatgtCTACATAAATGATGAATCTTTTGAGCCAAATGAAGTATCGAATGACCAAGAAAAAGAACTGGGAGCTGAAAATAATCAG ATTGTATTGGCGTTAAATGATCATCCTGAAGATCACAGTGTTAGGGGGCCTGATACTTCTGTGAATTATGCTAATGGTTTGGCATATTAA